From a single Apium graveolens cultivar Ventura chromosome 2, ASM990537v1, whole genome shotgun sequence genomic region:
- the LOC141708872 gene encoding uncharacterized protein LOC141708872 has product MTGELQLQQLDDQNPSDLDPLIDNRHRDETEILKDDVDDHDNIDDDVEDGSVPCCRICLECDVDADDETDGELISPCMCKGTQQFVHRMCLDHWRSVKEGFAFSHCTTCKAQFHLEVVKLEDSSWRKIKFRLFVARDVFLVFLAVQTVIAVIAGLAYLLDKDGSFRNSFDDSWDRLLSKHPIPFYYCIGVLGFLVLLGFFGLILHCSSLNSSDPRMAGCQNCCYGWGILDCFPASMEACFALVLVFVVVFAILGIAYAFLAATMAIQRIWQRHYHILTKRELTQEYIVKDLHGCYTPPKLDPEHEGRLKMLKLL; this is encoded by the exons ATGACAGGTGAATTACAGCTACAACAATTAGATGATCAGAACCCTAGCGACTTAGATCCTCTAATTGATAATCGCCATCGCGATGAGACTGAAATACTAAAAGATGATGTCGATGATCATGATAATATTGATGATGATGTTGAAGATGGTTCTGTTCCTTGTTGTCGAATTTGTCTCGAATGTGATGTCGATGCCGATGATGAGACTG ATGGTGAGCTGATATCTCCCTGCATGTGCAAAGGCACTCAGCAGTTTGTGCACCGCATGTGCCTAGATCACTGGCGCTCAGTTAAG gAAGGATTTGCATTCTCGCATTGTACGACTTGTAAAGCTCAGTTTCATCTTGAAGTAGTGAAGTTGGAGGACAGCTCCTGGCGTAAAATTAAATTTCGACTCTTCGTGGCCAGAGATGTGTTCCTTGTGTTTTTGGCTGTACAAACT GTGATTGCAGTAATTGCTGGTCTTGCGTACCTATTGGATAAGGATGGATCTTTTAGGAACTCATTTGATGATAGTTGGGATCGTTTACTTTCAAAGCATCCTATACCATTCTACTATTGTATAG GAGTGCTAGGATTCCTTGTACTACTTGGATTTTTTGGGCTCATACTGCATTGCTCCTCTCTTAATAGCAGTGACCCTCGCATGGCTGGCTGCCAGAACTGCTGTTATGGATGGGGAATCTTAGATTGTTTTCCTGCATCCATGGAAGCATGCTTCGCACTGGTTCTTGTTTTTGTTGTAGTTTTTGCCATTCTTGGCATTGCATATGCTTTCCTTGCTGCCACAATGGCCATTCAAAGGATTTGGCAGAGACACTACCACATCCTCACGAAGAGGGAGCTTACTCAG GAATACATAGTAAAGGATCTCCATGGTTgttacactcctccaaaactgGACCCGGAACATGAAGGGCGTTTGAAAATGCTGAAGCTTCTGTAG